A genomic stretch from Channa argus isolate prfri chromosome 24, Channa argus male v1.0, whole genome shotgun sequence includes:
- the rps6kb1a gene encoding ribosomal protein S6 kinase beta-1 isoform X1, with protein MAAVFDIDLDQADERVSDDEVEDGGQFSEYMDQCSSFEFNMDDCEKFEISENSVNKGTEQIRPECFELLKVLGKGGYGKVFQVRKVSGATSGKIFAMKVLKKAMIVRNAKDTAHTKAERNILEEVKHPFIVDLIYAFQTGGKLYLILEYLSGGELFMQLEREGIFMEDTACFYLAEISMALGHLHKKGIIYRDLKPENIMLNNNGHVKLTDFGLCKESIHDGTVTHTFCGTIEYMAPEILMRSGHNRAVDWWSLGALMYDMLTGAPPFTGENRKKTIDKILKCKLSLPPYLTQEARDLLKKLLKRNASLRLGAGPGDAAEVQAHPFFRHINWDDLLARKVEPPFKPFLQSADDVSQFDSKFTSQTPVDSPDDSTLSESANQVFLGFTYVAPSVLENVKEKFSFEPKVRSPRKFPGSPRTPVSPVKFARADCWPRGPALSGSPSLLTTGSLAEQPMDVSTVEQMDTSSSNTSEASAPLPIRHPSGISVGPYKKQAYPMNSKRPEHLRMNL; from the exons ATGGCCGCGGTTTTCGACATCGATTTGGATCAAGCGGATGAGAGAGTCTCTGACGACGAAGTTGAGGACGGG GGCCAGTTCAGTGAATATATGGACCAGTGCAGTAGCTTTGAATT TAACATGGATGACTGTGAAAAGTTTGAGATTTCAGAGAACAGTGTGAACAAGGGAACAGAGCAGATCAGACCTGAATGTTTTGAGCTGCTGAAAGTTTTGGGAAAAGGTGGCTATGGAAAG GTGTTTCAAGTTCGGAAGGTGTCTGGTGCCACATCTGGGAAGATATTTGCTATGAAAGTTTTGAAGAAG GCCATGATTGTGCGTAATGCAAAAGACACAGCACACACCAAAGCAGAGAGGAACATTCTGGAGGAAGTGAAGCATCCTTTCATTGTGGACCTCATCTATGCCTTTCAGACGGGAGGAAAGTTGTACCTCATCCTTGAGTATCTAAGTG GAGGAGAGCTGTTTATGCAGCTGGAAAGAGAGGGCATTTTCATGGAAGACACAGCATG TTTCTACCTGGCTGAGATCTCGATGGCACTGGGTCACCTGCACAAGAAAGGCATTATCTATAGAGACCTGAAGCCTGAGAACATCATGCTCAACAACAATG GGCATGTGAAGTTGACAGACTTTGGTCTATGCAAAGAATCCATCCATGATGGAACAGTCACCCACACCTTCTGTGGCACTATCGAATACAT GGCTCCAGAGATCCTGATGAGGAGCGGACACAACCGAGCAGTAGACTGGTGGAGTCTGGGAGCTCTAATGTATGATATGTTAACAGGCGCC CCCCCTTTTACTGGTGAAAACCGTAAGAAGACGATCGACAAAATCTTAAAATGCAAACTCAGCCTTCCACCTTACCTCACACAAGAAGCCAGGGACCTTCTGAAAAAG CTGCTGAAACGAAATGCCTCATTGCGACTTGGGGCTGGACCAGGAGATGCTGCTGAGGTCCAG GCCCATCCATTCTTCAGGCATATAAACTGGGATGACCTCCTCGCTCGCAAAGTAGAGCCTCCATTTAAGCCGTTCCTG CAATCTGCTGATGATGTCAGCCAGTTTGACTCGAAGTTTACCAGCCAGACTCCGGTAGACAGCCCTGATGACTCTACACTCAGCGAAAGTGCCAATCAAGTCTTCCTG GGATTCACATATGTAGCCCCATCTGTGcttgaaaatgtcaaagagaAGTTCTCCTTCGAGCCAAAGGTCCGCTCACCACGCAAGTTTCCAGGAAGCCCAAGAACACCTGTGAG TCCAGTAAAGTTTGCAAGAGCAGACTGTTGGCCCAGGGGACCCGCACTGTCAGGCAGTCCATCACTGCTGACTACTGGAAGCTTGGCAGAACAACCCATGGATGTATCAACAGTGGAGCAAATGGACACAAGCAGCAGTAACACATCAGAGGCCTCTGCACCACTTCCAATCAGGCACCCGTCAGGTATCAGTGTAGGGCCTTACAAAAAGCAGGCCTACCCCATGAACTCCAAGCGGCCTGAACATCTACGAATGAACCTATGA
- the rps6kb1a gene encoding ribosomal protein S6 kinase beta-1 isoform X2 codes for MKVLKKAMIVRNAKDTAHTKAERNILEEVKHPFIVDLIYAFQTGGKLYLILEYLSGGELFMQLEREGIFMEDTACFYLAEISMALGHLHKKGIIYRDLKPENIMLNNNGHVKLTDFGLCKESIHDGTVTHTFCGTIEYMAPEILMRSGHNRAVDWWSLGALMYDMLTGAPPFTGENRKKTIDKILKCKLSLPPYLTQEARDLLKKLLKRNASLRLGAGPGDAAEVQAHPFFRHINWDDLLARKVEPPFKPFLQSADDVSQFDSKFTSQTPVDSPDDSTLSESANQVFLGFTYVAPSVLENVKEKFSFEPKVRSPRKFPGSPRTPVSPVKFARADCWPRGPALSGSPSLLTTGSLAEQPMDVSTVEQMDTSSSNTSEASAPLPIRHPSGISVGPYKKQAYPMNSKRPEHLRMNL; via the exons ATGAAAGTTTTGAAGAAG GCCATGATTGTGCGTAATGCAAAAGACACAGCACACACCAAAGCAGAGAGGAACATTCTGGAGGAAGTGAAGCATCCTTTCATTGTGGACCTCATCTATGCCTTTCAGACGGGAGGAAAGTTGTACCTCATCCTTGAGTATCTAAGTG GAGGAGAGCTGTTTATGCAGCTGGAAAGAGAGGGCATTTTCATGGAAGACACAGCATG TTTCTACCTGGCTGAGATCTCGATGGCACTGGGTCACCTGCACAAGAAAGGCATTATCTATAGAGACCTGAAGCCTGAGAACATCATGCTCAACAACAATG GGCATGTGAAGTTGACAGACTTTGGTCTATGCAAAGAATCCATCCATGATGGAACAGTCACCCACACCTTCTGTGGCACTATCGAATACAT GGCTCCAGAGATCCTGATGAGGAGCGGACACAACCGAGCAGTAGACTGGTGGAGTCTGGGAGCTCTAATGTATGATATGTTAACAGGCGCC CCCCCTTTTACTGGTGAAAACCGTAAGAAGACGATCGACAAAATCTTAAAATGCAAACTCAGCCTTCCACCTTACCTCACACAAGAAGCCAGGGACCTTCTGAAAAAG CTGCTGAAACGAAATGCCTCATTGCGACTTGGGGCTGGACCAGGAGATGCTGCTGAGGTCCAG GCCCATCCATTCTTCAGGCATATAAACTGGGATGACCTCCTCGCTCGCAAAGTAGAGCCTCCATTTAAGCCGTTCCTG CAATCTGCTGATGATGTCAGCCAGTTTGACTCGAAGTTTACCAGCCAGACTCCGGTAGACAGCCCTGATGACTCTACACTCAGCGAAAGTGCCAATCAAGTCTTCCTG GGATTCACATATGTAGCCCCATCTGTGcttgaaaatgtcaaagagaAGTTCTCCTTCGAGCCAAAGGTCCGCTCACCACGCAAGTTTCCAGGAAGCCCAAGAACACCTGTGAG TCCAGTAAAGTTTGCAAGAGCAGACTGTTGGCCCAGGGGACCCGCACTGTCAGGCAGTCCATCACTGCTGACTACTGGAAGCTTGGCAGAACAACCCATGGATGTATCAACAGTGGAGCAAATGGACACAAGCAGCAGTAACACATCAGAGGCCTCTGCACCACTTCCAATCAGGCACCCGTCAGGTATCAGTGTAGGGCCTTACAAAAAGCAGGCCTACCCCATGAACTCCAAGCGGCCTGAACATCTACGAATGAACCTATGA
- the rnft1 gene encoding E3 ubiquitin-protein ligase RNFT1 → MKLRVQVDRSDSSRALKLRESPTVMQPNLNERPAHAGNGLSPTLQPEVPTRTPASGAAVTDHESSEVRVPMMSTIGESSGGASSRRSRANPHSHSHTHSHSHGHNRTAHHSNSDPELDLPDSDLDSGEPSTSLSELRCLFRWVQKSLPFLVILCAKLVIQHALGLAVGVGLFTTFLYVNKSIQTQVFLQDRHSKLQCVWLLVFLIFSTLLLYYTFLTETLYRCLIFLSPTIEPLGFWEVLWAVGITNFIIKFLFMGIKCLILLLPFSLVTYRTQGRWLMLTEELGQVHQAMAPVSLWFHYLVTYQEADGIPGLTLGVLLALLYLILKLLGLYGQWTSLMKTVGIFLRGEHTGTAATRSQCTEAGDVCPICQGEYREPHVLLCQHIFCDECIALWFNREKSCPLCRTVITEKVYKWRDGATSPHLQIY, encoded by the exons GAGTGATTCCAGCAGAGCACTGAAACTAAGGGAGTCTCCTACTGTAATGCAGCCTAATTTGAATGAGCGCCCCGCTCATGCAGGAAATGGTTTATCGCCAACTTTGCAACCAGAGGTTCCCACCAGGACACCAGCCTCTGGTGCAGCTGTCACCGACCATGAGAGCAGTGAAGTGCGGGTACCCATGATGAGCACAATAGGGGAGTCTAGTGGGGGTGCATCATCCAGGAGGTCAAGAGCCAACCCCCACAgccactctcacacacattcacattcacacggACATAATCGGACAGCGCACCACTCCAATTCAGACCCAGAGCTCGACTTGCCTGACTCCGATCTGGACTCTGGAGAACCCAGCACCTCCTTATCGGAGCTTCGCTGTCTCTTCCGCTGGGTCCAGAAGAGTCTTCCCTTCCTCGTTATACTGTGTGCTAAACTGGTCATCCAGCATGCTCTTG GTCTAGCGGTTGGAGTTGGCCTCTTCACAACTTTTTTGTATGTGAATAAAAGCATTCAAACTCAAGTCTTTCTTCAG GATCGTCACTCAAAGCTGCAGTGTGTATGGCTGCTAGTCTTCTTGATCTTTTCCACGCTTCTTCTTTACTACACCTTTCTCACTGAGACACTTTACCGCTG CCTCATCTTCCTCAGCCCAACTATTGAGCCGCTGGGATTCTGGGAGGTTCTGTGGGCAGTTGGCATCACCAACTTCATAATAAAGTTCCTCTTTATGGGGATTAAGTGCCTTATTCTGCTGCTGCCATTTTCACTGGTGACTTACAGAACTCAG GGGAGATGGCTGATGCTGACTGAGGAGCTAGGTCAGGTCCACCAGGCCATGGCTCCTGTTTCACTGTGGTTCCACTACCTGGTCACCTACCAGGAGGCGGATGGTATCCCTGGACTCACATTGGGGGTCCTGCTGGCCTTACTCTACCTCATACTGAAG CTTTTAGGATTATATGGACAGTGGACTTCTTTAATGAAAACTGTGGGAATATTTCTGAGGGGGGAG CATACAGGCACAGCAGCCACTAGAAGTCAGTGCACCGAGGCTGGAGATGTCTGCCCCATCTGTCAGGGAGAATACAGAGAGCCTCACGTTCTGCTCTGTCAG CACATATTTTGTGACGAATGCATCGCTCTGTGGTTTAACCGAGAGAAGAGTTGTCCGCTCTGCCGCACTGTGATCACAGAGAAAGTCTACAAATGGAGAGACGGAGCTACATCTCCACACCTGCAGATTTATTGA